CCGTTCAAGAATAGGCTTCAGATATTTACCGGTATAGGATTCTTCAACCTTAATAATCTGCTCTGGTGTGCCTGTAGCAATAATCGTTCCACCACCACTACCGCCTTCAGGACCCAGATCGATCACGTAATCCGCTGTCTTGATGACATCCAGATTATGCTCGATCACAAGCACAGACTCTCCTGAATCTACTAAACGGTGTAATACTGTAAGCAATCTAGAAATGTCATCTACATGCAGACCTGTGGTTGGCTCATCTAATATATACATTGTCTTGCCTGTGCTACGACGATAAAGCTCTGAAGCTAGCTTCACACGTTGTGCTTCACCACCTGAAAGTGTCGTTGCAGGTTGACCCATATGGACATACCCCAATCCCACATCAAGTAAAGTTTCTAGTTTACGATGGATACGTGGAATGTTCTTGAAAAATTCAGTAGCATCTTCAATCGTCATCTCCAACACATCCGCAATACTTTTATTTTTATATTTCACTTCTAAAGTCTCACGATTGTAGCGTTTGCCTTTGCATACTTCACACGGAACGTATACATCTGGCAGGAAATGCATCTCAATCTTAATAATTCCGTCACCACGACAAGCTTCACAGCGGCCTCCTTTAACATTAAAGCTGAAGCGACCCTTCTTATAGCCTCGAACCTTCGCTTCATTCGTCTGAGCGTATATATCTCTAATATCATCAAACACACCTGTATAAGTGGCTGGATTTGAACGTGGTGTACGTCCAATCGGGGATTGGTCAATATCAATGACCTTCTCCAAATGCTCCAGTCCTTTAATTTCTTTATGTTTACCCGGGCGTAATTTAACAGCTTTATTTAACTCACGTGCTAGCTTCTTATATAAAATTTCATTAATAAGCGTTGATTTCCCAGAACCCGATACACCTGTTACAGCAGTGAATACACCTATTGGAATTTTGACATTAATATTCTTAAGGTTATTCTCTTTGGCGCCTTTGATCTCTAACCAACGATCATCAGGCTTTCTCCGTTTAGAGCTTACTGGAATGAATTTACGTCCACTTAAGTACTGCCCTGTTAGAGAATTCGGATTATCTATAATTTCTTGGGGTGTTCCTTGTGCGATAATTTCACCACCGTGAATACCCGCCCCTGGACCAATATCGATAATATAATCGGCTGCCATCATCGTGTCTTCATCATGTTCCACTACAATCAGCGTATTACCCAAATCTCGCATATGCTGAAGTGTAGAGATCAATCGATCATTGTCTCGCTGATGCAACCCAATACTTGGCTCATCTAGAATGTACAGTACGCCCATCAAGCTAGAACCAATCTGCGTGGCAAGACGAATACGCTGTGCTTCTCCTCCGGATAACGTGCCTGCTGCACGACTTAAGGATAGATAGTCTAAACCAACATTGACTAGAAAACCTAAGCGGCTATTAATCTCCTTAAGGATCATATTAGCAATCGTGCGTTCCTTCTCACTCAACTCAAGACCATCAAATAACCGCATCGCTTCACCAATGGATAAGCTAGTGACATGAGCGATGTTATGATCATTAATTGTCACTGCTAACGTTTCTTTCTTGAGACGGTGCCCCTTACATACTTCACATGGCTTAGCACTCATGAATCCTTCAATAAAATCACGAATACCGTCTGAAGCTGTATCCCGATATCGACGTTCTAGATTTGGAATGATTCCTTCAAAAACCACAAGGGCTTCTTTCCGCTGTCCGAAATCATTCTCATAACGGAAACGGATTTTCTGTTCTCCTGTCCCATGTAACAGCTTGTCCATGTGTTCTGAGCTAAGTTGACTCACAGGTACATTCTGAGGAATGCTGAAATGTTCACAAACGGATTGTAGAAATTGCGGATAATAATTGGAAGTACTTCCTGTCCAGGCAAGAAACGCTCCATCTTCGATCGATTTGTCCATATCAGGAACTAATAAATCTCGATCGACAATCATCTTCACACCCAGACCATCACATTCAGGGCAAGCACCAAATGGACTGTTAAAAGAGAACATCCGCGGAGAAAGCTCTTCTATACTGAATCCACAAATCGGACAAGCAAAATTTGAGCTGAACCGAAGCTCTTCTTGTTCCATAACATCAACTAACAATTGACCGCCAGATATCTTTAGGGCGGTTTCAATTGAATCAGCTAGCCTAGATTCCACTTCATCTTTAATAACAATACGGTCTACGACAACTTCAATCGTGTGCTTCTTATTCTTCTCTAACTCAATATTCTCTGATAAATCACGTAATTCTCCATCCACTCTAACGCGAACAAACCCTTGTTTACTAATATCGGCAAAGACGGTCTTATGCTCACCCTTGCGGCCCGAAATAACAGGAGCTAGCAATTGCAAGCGTGTCTTCTCAGGATACTGCATAATCCGATCTACCATTTGCTCAATAGTCTGAGATGTAATCTCGACTCCATGCTCTGGACAATGTGGATGCCCTACCCGAGCATATAACAAGCGTAAGTAATCGTACACTTCTGTAACCGTCCCTACAGTAGAACGAGGATTACGGCTTGTGGTCTTCTGATCAATAGAAATCGCTGGCGATAACCCTTCAATAGAGTCTACATCCGGTTTCTCCATCTGCCCTAGAAATTGACGCGCGTATGCGGACAGGGACTCCACATAACGACGTTGACCTTCGGCATAAATCGTGTCGAATGCTAGTGAAGATTTACCTGAACCGCTTAGTCCTGTCAATACTACAAATCGATCTCTTGGAATTGTAATATCGATATTCTTCAAATTGTGGGCTCTGGCACCCTTGATAATAATGCTCTCTATCGCCAACTGACATTCATCTCCTTAGCATCTTGCTCATATATCAAGAGAACGACAGTCATATGGCTGTCGTTCATCCTATTCATTTACTCCGCTTTTAACTCCAATAGGGCATCACGTAACTCAGCCGCCCGTTCGAACTGTAGACTCTTCGCAGCTTCCTTCATCTCAACCTCAAGTCGCTGAATGAGTGATTGTCGATCTTTCTTCGACATCTTCTCTGTACTGCCCGTGAGATAATCCGCCTTCGATTCAGCCACTTTCGTAGCCTCAATGACATCTCGTATTTTCTTACGAATACTTTGCGGTGTAATTCCATGCTTCACATTGTAAGCTTCCTGTATTACACGTCTACGGGCAGTCTCTGTTATTGCTTTGTTCATAGAATCTGTTATTCGATCACCGTACATAATAACTCGACCTTCTGAGTTACGTGCGGCACGTCCACTTGTCTGAATTAAGGAGCGCTCTGAGCGCAGGAACCCTTCCTTATCTGCATCTAGAATGGCAACCAGAGATACCTCAGGTAAATCAAGCCCTTCTCTTAATAAGTTAATACCCACTAGGACATGAAATGTACCAAGCCGAAGATCCCTTAGAATAGATATTCGCTCCAGCGTCTTGATATCGGAGTGTAAATACCTAACCTTAATACCAATCTCCTTCAGATAATCCGTTAAGTCCTCCGACATCTTCTTCGTCAGCGTTGTAACAAGGACCCGCTCATCGCGTTCAATCCTTAGTCCAATCTCATGGATAAGATCATCAATCTGTCCCTTCGTTGGACGAACCTCAATGATAGGATCAAGGAGCCCTGTAGGACGGATAATTTGCTGTACCATGGTCGGACAATGCTCTAATTCATAGGGTCCAGGTGTTGCGGATACATAGACGATCTGAGTCACCTTATCTTCGAACTCCTCGAATTTCAGTGGGCGATTGTCTAGAGCTGAAGGCAAACGAAACCCATGGTCTACAAGAACGGTCTTCCGTGCACGGTCACCATTATACATCGCCCGAATCTGCGGAAGTGTCACATGTGATTCGTCAATGACGATTAACATGTCATCTGGAAAATAGTCCATGAGTGTATAGGGAGTTGCACCCGGTTCACGAAAAGTTAACGGACCCGAGTAGTTCTCAATACCAGAACAGAATCC
The nucleotide sequence above comes from Paenibacillus sp. IHBB 10380. Encoded proteins:
- the uvrB gene encoding excinuclease ABC subunit UvrB, producing the protein MSDIVMSNKLFEIESEYSPQGDQPNAIAELVKGIGEGKKHQTLLGATGTGKTFTMAQTIAKLNRPTLVIAHNKTLAAQLASEFKEFFPNNSVDYFVSYYDYYQPEAYIPSSDTYIEKDSSINDEIDKLRHSATSSLFERRDVIIVASVSCIYGLGSPREYSDLLLSLRVGMEKPRNQILSRLVDIQYQRNDISFTRGTFRVRGDVIEIFPASKGEHAVRVELFGDEIERITEIDVLTGELVGERDHIAIFPASHFVTKEETMKVALVNIERELEERLAVMRSEGKLLEAQRLEQRTRYDIEMMNEVGFCSGIENYSGPLTFREPGATPYTLMDYFPDDMLIVIDESHVTLPQIRAMYNGDRARKTVLVDHGFRLPSALDNRPLKFEEFEDKVTQIVYVSATPGPYELEHCPTMVQQIIRPTGLLDPIIEVRPTKGQIDDLIHEIGLRIERDERVLVTTLTKKMSEDLTDYLKEIGIKVRYLHSDIKTLERISILRDLRLGTFHVLVGINLLREGLDLPEVSLVAILDADKEGFLRSERSLIQTSGRAARNSEGRVIMYGDRITDSMNKAITETARRRVIQEAYNVKHGITPQSIRKKIRDVIEATKVAESKADYLTGSTEKMSKKDRQSLIQRLEVEMKEAAKSLQFERAAELRDALLELKAE
- the uvrA gene encoding excinuclease ABC subunit UvrA, encoding MAIESIIIKGARAHNLKNIDITIPRDRFVVLTGLSGSGKSSLAFDTIYAEGQRRYVESLSAYARQFLGQMEKPDVDSIEGLSPAISIDQKTTSRNPRSTVGTVTEVYDYLRLLYARVGHPHCPEHGVEITSQTIEQMVDRIMQYPEKTRLQLLAPVISGRKGEHKTVFADISKQGFVRVRVDGELRDLSENIELEKNKKHTIEVVVDRIVIKDEVESRLADSIETALKISGGQLLVDVMEQEELRFSSNFACPICGFSIEELSPRMFSFNSPFGACPECDGLGVKMIVDRDLLVPDMDKSIEDGAFLAWTGSTSNYYPQFLQSVCEHFSIPQNVPVSQLSSEHMDKLLHGTGEQKIRFRYENDFGQRKEALVVFEGIIPNLERRYRDTASDGIRDFIEGFMSAKPCEVCKGHRLKKETLAVTINDHNIAHVTSLSIGEAMRLFDGLELSEKERTIANMILKEINSRLGFLVNVGLDYLSLSRAAGTLSGGEAQRIRLATQIGSSLMGVLYILDEPSIGLHQRDNDRLISTLQHMRDLGNTLIVVEHDEDTMMAADYIIDIGPGAGIHGGEIIAQGTPQEIIDNPNSLTGQYLSGRKFIPVSSKRRKPDDRWLEIKGAKENNLKNINVKIPIGVFTAVTGVSGSGKSTLINEILYKKLARELNKAVKLRPGKHKEIKGLEHLEKVIDIDQSPIGRTPRSNPATYTGVFDDIRDIYAQTNEAKVRGYKKGRFSFNVKGGRCEACRGDGIIKIEMHFLPDVYVPCEVCKGKRYNRETLEVKYKNKSIADVLEMTIEDATEFFKNIPRIHRKLETLLDVGLGYVHMGQPATTLSGGEAQRVKLASELYRRSTGKTMYILDEPTTGLHVDDISRLLTVLHRLVDSGESVLVIEHNLDVIKTADYVIDLGPEGGSGGGTIIATGTPEQIIKVEESYTGKYLKPILERDTARSQALEVHS